In Mucilaginibacter celer, one DNA window encodes the following:
- a CDS encoding HlyD family secretion protein, giving the protein MAKKSADLLQIDNWEEMFTQSSATVLPAKSARMFGRILIGLLIIIIIIMFLPWRQTIPGRGTVTALRPQDRPQTVQNQIGGRIERWAVREGQEVKKGDTILVISETSQSYFDPELPQRLKEQLAAKQGSEKAALAKIEATNSQIAALNKGLKLQLTAAENKVTQAQNYVDIDKADLAAVQKFYDISKARLDRYEAGYKNGLFSLTDIESRRLKLQEDYAKVISQQNKLNNSRQNLINSSIELDNIRAKYQESLAKTESDLSSAISGRASVQGEIAKLRNDISNVDIRRGLYVVRAPQSGYVVKTLKAGIGENIKEGESVATLQPKTPLVAAELYVSAMDVPLILDTSDVRLQFEGWPSIQFAGWPSVAVGTFAGKIFAIDRVSSSSGKYRVLIKQTLPVPSQDEPWPTQLRQGSGVYGRIILRSVPVWYEIWRQLNGFPPSLEKEPSKETTDGKDKKG; this is encoded by the coding sequence ATGGCTAAGAAATCAGCTGATTTATTACAAATAGATAACTGGGAAGAAATGTTCACCCAGTCGTCGGCCACAGTTTTGCCGGCTAAAAGCGCCCGAATGTTCGGCCGAATTTTGATCGGGTTACTGATCATCATTATCATTATTATGTTTTTACCATGGCGACAAACTATTCCCGGCCGGGGTACGGTCACCGCTTTGCGCCCGCAAGACAGGCCGCAAACGGTTCAGAACCAAATTGGCGGCCGTATTGAACGCTGGGCCGTACGCGAAGGCCAGGAAGTAAAAAAGGGGGATACCATACTGGTGATTTCCGAAACCAGCCAGTCGTATTTCGACCCTGAACTTCCCCAGCGTTTAAAAGAGCAGTTAGCTGCGAAACAGGGAAGTGAAAAAGCAGCGCTTGCTAAAATTGAGGCGACCAACTCGCAGATAGCTGCCCTGAATAAAGGTTTGAAACTACAGCTAACCGCTGCCGAGAACAAAGTGACCCAGGCGCAGAACTATGTAGACATTGATAAAGCCGACCTGGCAGCGGTGCAAAAATTTTACGATATCAGCAAGGCACGGTTAGACCGTTACGAAGCCGGTTATAAAAACGGTCTTTTCTCCCTGACCGATATCGAATCGAGAAGGCTGAAATTACAGGAAGATTATGCCAAGGTAATCAGCCAGCAAAACAAGCTGAACAATTCGCGCCAAAACCTCATAAACTCGAGTATAGAGTTGGATAATATCAGGGCCAAATACCAGGAATCTCTCGCCAAAACAGAATCCGACCTTAGTTCGGCGATATCCGGCAGGGCCAGTGTACAGGGCGAAATAGCCAAACTGCGCAATGATATCTCTAACGTAGATATCCGCCGGGGTTTGTATGTTGTGCGTGCGCCACAAAGCGGCTATGTGGTAAAAACGCTTAAAGCCGGTATTGGCGAAAACATTAAAGAAGGCGAATCTGTAGCTACGCTGCAACCGAAAACGCCCTTGGTAGCCGCCGAATTATACGTTAGCGCTATGGATGTGCCGCTGATTTTGGATACCAGCGATGTGAGGTTACAATTTGAAGGCTGGCCGTCCATACAGTTTGCCGGTTGGCCATCTGTTGCCGTAGGTACATTCGCTGGTAAAATCTTCGCCATCGACCGTGTTAGCAGCAGCAGCGGTAAATACAGGGTGCTTATAAAGCAAACGCTGCCGGTGCCATCGCAAGATGAACCCTGGCCAACGCAGCTACGGCAGGGCTCAGGAGTTTACGGCCGTATCATTTTACGGTCGGTGCCGGTATGGTATGAGATCTGGCGGCAGTTGAATGGCTTCCCGCCGAGTCTTGAAAAAGAACCCAGCAAGGAAACTACAGATGGTAAGGACAAAAAAGGTTGA
- a CDS encoding ABC transporter transmembrane domain-containing protein — MRNHHQTILLTPWQKLVRILHHERSTINYIYIYAILIGLIGLTLPLGTTAVFNLLSNGALYSSTYILIAAILIGILVGGLFLITQLSLVEVVEQRIFAKMAMEFAYRLPLIKKQALEGENPQELVNRFFDILTIQKGLTKLLVDIIAAAVQIFFSAILLSFYHPFFIGFGMLVTIAIIVIIALYFKRGVNTSIEESEYKYEVVAYLENVASNLDAYRDNEKKRMEVLAKTDEITANYLQARNDHFGVLKRFFTSAIMIRTLLMGGLLLLGSYFVVDRQMSFGQFVAAEVIVVQITYAIEKLMTNMNTVFDMVTGSEKLSVVTDLAMEEREVQHG; from the coding sequence ATGAGAAATCATCATCAAACCATTTTGCTTACGCCCTGGCAAAAGCTGGTGCGTATACTGCACCACGAGCGTTCAACAATTAACTACATTTATATATATGCTATTTTGATAGGGCTTATTGGCCTTACCCTGCCCTTAGGAACAACCGCTGTTTTCAACTTACTTTCTAACGGGGCGTTGTATAGCTCAACCTATATATTGATAGCCGCCATACTCATCGGAATTCTTGTTGGCGGATTATTTTTAATAACCCAGCTATCATTGGTGGAAGTTGTGGAGCAAAGGATATTTGCCAAAATGGCAATGGAATTTGCCTACCGCCTGCCCCTCATTAAAAAACAGGCTTTGGAAGGCGAAAATCCACAGGAACTTGTAAACCGCTTTTTTGATATTTTAACCATTCAAAAAGGGCTTACCAAGTTATTGGTGGATATTATAGCGGCAGCCGTGCAGATATTTTTCAGCGCCATACTACTGTCGTTTTATCACCCGTTTTTTATAGGTTTCGGCATGCTGGTAACCATTGCCATTATTGTCATCATCGCGCTGTATTTTAAACGTGGTGTTAATACCAGCATCGAAGAATCTGAATATAAATACGAGGTGGTGGCCTATCTCGAAAACGTAGCATCAAACCTTGATGCGTACCGCGACAACGAGAAAAAACGCATGGAGGTGCTTGCAAAAACGGATGAGATCACCGCTAACTATCTGCAGGCCCGTAACGACCATTTTGGCGTTTTGAAACGCTTTTTTACCAGCGCCATCATGATCCGTACACTACTGATGGGAGGCCTTTTACTATTAGGATCTTACTTTGTAGTTGACCGCCAGATGTCTTTCGGCCAGTTTGTTGCTGCCGAAGTGATTGTTGTGCAGATAACTTACGCCATTGAAAAATTAATGACCAACATGAATACCGTATTTGATATGGTAACCGGCAGTGAAAAATTATCTGTGGTTACCGATCTGGCAATGGAAGAAAGAGAGGTACAACATGGCTAA
- a CDS encoding winged helix-turn-helix transcriptional regulator, whose protein sequence is MNENNLVFNEKTCPVTATMQVIGGKWKAILINAIYQTSPARFGELKRSVTGITQSMLTSQLRELEDDGIINRKVYAEIPPKVEYTLTEFGLTLSPIILSMAEWGRKYKFNQAQKK, encoded by the coding sequence ATGAATGAAAATAATTTAGTTTTTAATGAAAAGACTTGTCCGGTAACTGCAACGATGCAAGTAATTGGCGGAAAATGGAAAGCGATTTTAATTAATGCCATTTACCAAACGTCGCCGGCCCGGTTTGGGGAATTAAAGCGTTCTGTGACAGGAATTACCCAATCAATGTTAACATCGCAATTAAGAGAGTTGGAAGATGATGGGATTATCAATAGAAAGGTTTATGCAGAAATACCTCCGAAAGTGGAATATACATTGACGGAGTTTGGGCTTACCCTAAGTCCTATTATTTTATCAATGGCGGAATGGGGCAGAAAATATAAGTTTAATCAGGCACAAAAAAAATGA